One Bosea sp. 685 DNA segment encodes these proteins:
- a CDS encoding cytochrome c family protein, whose translation MKALYASASILTAAMLLGTSAHAQDIAAGERSFAKCRACHQLGETAKNTIGPVLNGLFGRQSGSVEGYSYSAANKAAGLTWDDAVFADYIKDPKAKIPGTKMIFAGIKNEEEVKNLTAYLKQFDKDGKKL comes from the coding sequence ATGAAAGCCCTCTATGCCAGCGCCTCGATCTTGACCGCAGCGATGCTGCTCGGGACGTCCGCCCATGCCCAGGACATCGCCGCCGGCGAACGCTCCTTCGCCAAGTGCCGTGCCTGTCACCAGCTTGGCGAGACGGCGAAGAACACGATCGGGCCGGTGCTCAATGGCCTGTTCGGTCGGCAGTCGGGCTCCGTCGAGGGCTACAGCTATTCAGCCGCCAACAAGGCGGCCGGCCTGACCTGGGATGACGCGGTCTTCGCCGACTACATCAAGGACCCGAAGGCCAAGATTCCCGGCACCAAGATGATCTTCGCCGGCATCAAGAACGAGGAGGAGGTCAAGAACCTAACCGCCTATCTCAAGCAGTTCGACAAGGACGGCAAGAAGCTCTGA
- a CDS encoding c-type cytochrome, whose translation MGWDGIKLHYAQSPPGFALLGAVGLFFAVAPVQAAGDRALGEYLASECTSCHQLSGRSTGGIPPIVGWPEEQFVAVLNSYARKERNNQTMQAIAARLSRDDVTALATYFASLTSKP comes from the coding sequence TTGGGTTGGGACGGGATAAAACTGCATTATGCGCAAAGTCCTCCGGGTTTTGCCCTGCTGGGAGCTGTCGGCCTGTTTTTCGCAGTCGCACCGGTCCAGGCGGCGGGGGATCGGGCATTGGGCGAATACCTCGCCTCTGAATGCACCTCGTGCCACCAGCTCTCGGGCCGCAGCACCGGCGGCATTCCGCCGATTGTCGGCTGGCCGGAGGAGCAGTTCGTCGCAGTGCTCAACTCCTATGCCCGCAAGGAGCGGAACAACCAGACGATGCAGGCCATTGCTGCGCGGCTGAGCCGCGACGACGTGACAGCGCTCGCCACGTATTTCGCCTCGCTGACGTCGAAGCCCTGA
- a CDS encoding FCSD flavin-binding domain-containing protein, producing the protein MKLTRRDVTAGPIALLAASTIGAPAVLGQAKPRVVVVGGGPGGATVAKYLARDSNGAIAVTLVEENETYQTCFHSNLYIGGFKTYDEIVHRYDALASAYGIALVRSRATQIDRDRKEVVLTEGRRLPYDRLVLSPGIDLKYDSVPGWSQEAEEAMPHGWKPGRQTQLIRERLDAVPDGGTIVMIAPPNPYRCPPGPYERASMFAHVLTRTGRSKARIVILDPKESFSKQGVFMPDWEKRYGAMIEWLGPKVHDGIRSVDPKTSTVVTGFETYANCAFVNVIPAQMAGAIARDAGLAPTGGYCAIDPATMKSVVDANIVVLGDACNAGDMPKSAFSANNQAKVAAMILRGELAGGQTFPARYLNTCWSLVDTDDAIKVGGRYEPKDGRIAAVESFISQPGESADIRRQTQAENIAWYDAICADMFA; encoded by the coding sequence ATGAAACTCACGCGACGTGACGTGACAGCCGGCCCGATCGCCCTGCTGGCCGCTAGCACGATCGGTGCACCCGCAGTCCTTGGTCAGGCCAAGCCGCGCGTCGTCGTCGTCGGTGGCGGTCCCGGCGGTGCCACGGTGGCAAAATACCTCGCCAGGGACAGCAATGGCGCGATCGCGGTGACGCTGGTCGAGGAGAACGAGACCTACCAGACCTGTTTCCACTCGAACCTCTATATCGGCGGCTTCAAGACGTATGACGAGATCGTCCATCGCTACGACGCGCTGGCCTCAGCTTATGGCATCGCGCTCGTCCGCAGCCGCGCCACGCAGATCGACCGGGACCGCAAGGAGGTCGTGCTCACGGAGGGCCGGCGCCTGCCTTACGACCGGCTTGTGCTCTCGCCCGGCATCGACCTCAAATACGACAGCGTGCCCGGCTGGTCGCAGGAGGCCGAGGAGGCCATGCCGCATGGCTGGAAGCCCGGCCGGCAGACGCAGTTGATCCGCGAGAGGCTCGACGCGGTGCCAGATGGCGGCACCATCGTGATGATCGCCCCGCCCAACCCCTATCGCTGCCCACCCGGCCCCTATGAGCGCGCCTCGATGTTCGCGCATGTGCTGACGCGGACGGGCCGCAGCAAGGCCCGTATCGTCATCCTCGACCCCAAGGAGAGCTTTTCCAAGCAGGGCGTCTTCATGCCCGACTGGGAGAAGCGCTATGGCGCGATGATCGAATGGCTCGGCCCGAAGGTGCATGACGGCATCAGATCGGTCGATCCGAAGACCAGCACCGTGGTGACCGGCTTCGAGACCTACGCGAACTGCGCCTTCGTCAACGTCATCCCGGCCCAGATGGCGGGCGCGATCGCGCGCGATGCGGGGCTGGCGCCGACTGGGGGCTATTGCGCCATCGACCCGGCGACGATGAAGTCCGTCGTCGACGCAAACATCGTCGTGCTCGGCGATGCCTGCAATGCCGGCGACATGCCGAAATCGGCCTTCTCCGCCAACAACCAGGCCAAGGTCGCGGCGATGATCCTGCGCGGCGAACTGGCCGGCGGGCAAACCTTCCCGGCGCGCTACCTCAACACCTGCTGGAGCCTGGTCGATACCGACGACGCCATCAAGGTCGGCGGCCGCTATGAGCCCAAGGACGGCCGCATCGCCGCAGTGGAGAGCTTCATCTCGCAGCCGGGCGAGAGCGCCGATATCCGCCGGCAGACGCAGGCCGAGAATATCGCCTGGTACGACGCCATCTGCGCCGACATGTTCGCCTGA